The following are encoded together in the Geobacter sulfurreducens PCA genome:
- the glyQ gene encoding glycine--tRNA ligase subunit alpha, producing the protein MTFQDLILALQGYWAQQGCVIQQPYDTEKGAGTFNPATFLRVLGPEPWNVAYVEPSRRPTDGRYGENPNRLQHYYQFQVIMKPSPMNILDLYLDSLRAFGIDPAKHDIRFVEDDWESPTLGAWGLGWEVWLDGMEITQFTYFQQAGGIDLKPVSSEITYGCERIAMYLQGVDNVYDLEWVKGVSYGDIHHRTEVEFSTYNFEEADVDMLLTLFTMYEKECVRLVERGLVLPAYDFVMKCSHTFNLLDARGAISVTERASYIGRVRNVARLCAEGYLKLRESLGFPLLKGGRK; encoded by the coding sequence TTGACCTTCCAGGATCTGATTCTCGCCCTCCAGGGATACTGGGCACAGCAGGGATGCGTCATCCAGCAGCCCTACGACACCGAAAAGGGTGCCGGTACCTTCAACCCCGCCACCTTCCTTCGCGTTCTCGGCCCCGAGCCGTGGAACGTCGCCTACGTGGAGCCGTCCCGCCGTCCCACCGACGGGCGCTACGGTGAAAACCCCAACCGCCTCCAGCACTACTACCAGTTCCAGGTGATCATGAAGCCGTCCCCCATGAATATCCTGGATCTCTATCTGGATTCGCTCCGGGCCTTCGGCATCGACCCCGCGAAGCACGACATCCGCTTCGTTGAGGATGACTGGGAGTCGCCGACCCTTGGTGCCTGGGGCTTGGGCTGGGAGGTCTGGCTCGACGGCATGGAGATCACCCAGTTCACCTATTTCCAGCAGGCCGGCGGGATCGACCTGAAGCCGGTATCGTCGGAGATCACCTACGGCTGCGAGCGGATCGCCATGTACCTGCAAGGGGTCGACAACGTCTACGACCTGGAGTGGGTCAAGGGGGTGAGCTACGGCGATATCCACCACCGGACCGAGGTGGAGTTTTCCACCTACAACTTCGAGGAAGCGGACGTGGACATGCTCCTCACCCTGTTCACCATGTACGAGAAGGAGTGCGTGCGCCTGGTGGAGCGCGGTCTCGTGCTCCCGGCCTACGATTTCGTCATGAAGTGCTCCCACACCTTCAACCTCCTGGATGCCCGGGGGGCCATCTCGGTCACCGAGCGCGCCTCCTACATCGGCCGGGTCCGCAATGTGGCCCGTCTCTGCGCCGAAGGCTACCTGAAGCTCCGCGAAAGCCTGGGCTTCCCGCTGCTGAAAGGAGGACGGAAGTAA
- a CDS encoding HAD-IA family hydrolase, translated as MSTEPRRFSVFLVPAAGDRRWADGVIHELADRYDTLPFEPHVTVYGGAFSNDAELEPVRRALADAAAGTGQITLPVAGLGVTEEYFRSLFVAFGEDPALRRLHEAVKGAVAQDPGYVLVPHLSLLYADLPLAAKEAAARTVALDRREIRFDQVKIVVPDPVTGWSDARRWQTLFRLRLGAPAEKVTTVIFDYGGVLAEEGFREGLFELARRQGLDPVAVHGAGMEAVYASGYVLGKGSQSAFWQSLRERTGLRGSDRELSNLILDRFVLRPRMMEAVRALRAQGYRTVILSDQTDWLEWLDRRDGFFREFERVFNSYRLGKGKRDPSVFDDVARELGIAPGEALFVDDMLANVVRAESRGMRGILFEDEPRFERDLKRYTEV; from the coding sequence ATGAGCACCGAACCACGCAGGTTCTCCGTCTTCCTCGTCCCCGCGGCCGGGGACCGCCGGTGGGCGGATGGAGTGATCCACGAGCTGGCCGACCGCTACGATACGCTCCCCTTCGAGCCCCACGTGACGGTCTACGGCGGCGCGTTCAGCAACGATGCCGAACTGGAGCCGGTACGGCGGGCCCTAGCGGATGCTGCGGCCGGGACGGGTCAGATCACCCTGCCGGTGGCCGGGCTCGGCGTGACCGAGGAATACTTCCGGTCGCTGTTCGTAGCGTTCGGAGAAGACCCGGCGCTCCGGCGGCTCCACGAGGCAGTGAAAGGTGCGGTGGCGCAGGACCCGGGCTACGTGCTCGTTCCGCATCTCTCGCTCCTCTATGCCGATCTGCCCCTGGCGGCCAAGGAGGCTGCCGCCCGCACGGTGGCCCTGGACCGGCGGGAGATCCGCTTCGACCAGGTGAAGATCGTGGTCCCCGATCCAGTCACCGGCTGGAGCGACGCCCGGCGCTGGCAGACCCTCTTCCGGTTGCGGCTGGGGGCACCGGCGGAGAAGGTTACGACGGTTATTTTCGACTATGGCGGGGTGCTGGCCGAGGAGGGATTCCGGGAGGGGCTGTTCGAGCTTGCCCGGCGCCAGGGGCTCGACCCCGTTGCGGTGCACGGTGCCGGCATGGAGGCGGTCTACGCCAGCGGCTACGTGCTGGGTAAGGGAAGCCAGTCGGCATTCTGGCAGTCGCTGCGGGAGCGGACCGGTCTGCGGGGGAGCGACCGGGAGCTGTCGAACCTGATCCTCGACCGCTTCGTGCTCCGGCCCCGGATGATGGAGGCCGTCCGCGCCCTGAGGGCGCAGGGGTACCGGACCGTCATCCTCAGCGACCAGACCGACTGGCTCGAGTGGCTCGACCGGCGCGACGGCTTTTTCCGGGAGTTCGAACGGGTCTTCAACAGCTACCGGCTGGGCAAGGGGAAGCGGGACCCTTCGGTGTTCGACGACGTGGCGCGGGAGCTGGGCATCGCCCCCGGCGAGGCGCTCTTTGTGGACGACATGCTCGCCAACGTGGTGCGGGCCGAAAGCCGGGGGATGCGGGGCATCCTGTTCGAGGACGAGCCACGGTTCGAGCGGGACCTGAAACGGTACACGGAGGTGTAG
- a CDS encoding cysteine hydrolase family protein, whose product MKRALLVIDVQNEYFTGALPVSYPEGSFPNILAAMDTATANGIPVVVVRHASRRPDSATFRPGSPGWELHPEVARRPFDLLLEKNLPGSFTDTNLEAWLRERGIDTLVISGYMTQMCCDTTSRQAFHRGFAVEFLADATGTLAFANSAGAVTAEELHRAVLVTQQLMFATVMTTGEWIGSFR is encoded by the coding sequence ATGAAACGCGCACTGCTGGTTATCGACGTCCAGAACGAATATTTCACCGGCGCCCTGCCGGTCAGCTATCCGGAGGGGAGCTTCCCCAACATCCTGGCGGCCATGGATACTGCCACGGCCAACGGGATTCCGGTGGTGGTGGTCCGCCATGCGTCTCGGCGGCCCGATTCGGCTACGTTCCGGCCGGGCTCTCCCGGGTGGGAGCTGCACCCCGAGGTGGCGCGGCGGCCCTTCGATCTGCTGCTGGAAAAGAACCTGCCCGGCAGCTTCACGGATACGAACCTGGAGGCCTGGCTCAGGGAGCGGGGGATCGACACCCTGGTCATCAGCGGCTACATGACCCAGATGTGCTGCGATACCACCTCTCGCCAGGCGTTTCACCGGGGCTTTGCCGTGGAGTTTCTCGCCGACGCCACCGGCACCCTGGCCTTTGCTAACAGCGCGGGCGCGGTCACTGCCGAGGAGCTGCACCGGGCGGTGCTCGTGACCCAGCAACTGATGTTCGCCACGGTGATGACCACCGGGGAATGGATCGGCTCGTTCCGCTGA
- a CDS encoding dihydrofolate reductase, with product MRITLIAAMAENRVIGNRGAIPWHLPDDLARFRAITLGHPVLMGRRTFESIGRPLPGRLNIVLSHREGYAPPGCLVARDLAAALELARDAAELFVCGGGELYREALPLADRILLTLVQGEFPGDVTFPEVPADFVETAREEGVGGPAHLFLTYERRKEAP from the coding sequence ATGCGCATCACCCTTATCGCGGCCATGGCCGAAAACCGCGTCATCGGCAACCGGGGGGCCATCCCCTGGCACCTGCCGGACGACCTGGCCCGCTTCAGGGCCATCACCCTGGGGCACCCGGTCCTCATGGGGCGCAGGACCTTCGAGTCCATCGGTCGGCCGCTGCCGGGGCGGCTGAACATCGTCCTTTCCCATCGGGAAGGCTATGCCCCGCCGGGGTGCTTGGTGGCCCGGGACCTGGCCGCGGCGCTGGAGCTGGCCCGGGACGCGGCGGAGCTCTTTGTCTGCGGCGGCGGCGAGCTCTACCGGGAAGCGCTGCCCCTGGCCGACCGGATTCTTCTCACTCTGGTGCAGGGGGAATTTCCCGGCGACGTCACCTTTCCGGAGGTTCCGGCTGATTTCGTGGAAACGGCGCGGGAGGAGGGGGTAGGGGGGCCGGCCCACCTGTTCCTGACCTATGAGCGGAGGAAAGAGGCCCCATGA
- a CDS encoding SAM-dependent methyltransferase: MSDVTNTWNERYDTEEFVYGREPNAFLAGVSAMMPPGDVLCLAEGEGRNAVFLARQGHRVLAVDASAVGLSKAARLAEEHGVRIETLTTDLADLVIEPGRWDAIVSIFCHVPPPVRRVLHRQAVAGLRPGGLFVLEAYTPAQLELRTGGPPTVELLMTLADLREELAGLEFLQAREIERDVVEGRLHTGRGAVVQIVARKP; this comes from the coding sequence ATGTCCGATGTCACGAACACGTGGAATGAACGATACGATACTGAGGAATTCGTCTACGGCCGGGAGCCCAACGCCTTCCTGGCCGGAGTGAGCGCAATGATGCCGCCGGGGGATGTCCTCTGTCTGGCCGAGGGGGAGGGGCGGAACGCGGTCTTCCTGGCGCGGCAGGGTCACCGGGTGCTGGCGGTGGATGCCTCCGCCGTGGGGCTGTCCAAGGCGGCGCGGCTGGCTGAGGAGCACGGGGTGCGGATCGAGACCCTGACCACCGACCTGGCCGACCTGGTTATCGAACCGGGGCGCTGGGACGCCATTGTCTCCATCTTCTGCCACGTGCCGCCCCCTGTCCGGCGGGTTCTGCACCGGCAGGCAGTGGCGGGGCTCCGTCCGGGCGGGCTCTTCGTGCTGGAGGCGTACACCCCGGCGCAGCTGGAGCTCCGGACCGGCGGCCCCCCCACGGTCGAGCTGCTGATGACCCTGGCCGATCTGCGGGAGGAACTGGCGGGCCTCGAATTCCTGCAGGCCCGGGAAATCGAGCGGGACGTGGTGGAAGGGCGGCTCCACACGGGCCGGGGCGCCGTGGTGCAGATCGTGGCGCGCAAGCCGTGA
- the recO gene encoding DNA repair protein RecO yields MHPIRCEAVVLATMDYRESDRIVTLFTLCHGKVRGLARGARKSMRRFGGALEPFARLSVELVVREGLSSLRGVDIVTVYPRIRQDLAAIGHGGYAVELVDRLLPDGASVPRLFRLLVSYLEHLDQGGASPSDRRFFEANLLNILGYRLSLDACAACGVEFPADAARRAGAAGTVLCTGCGRYGAPLSAETVRLLHRCLGTGRFGAIVFPPEPLGEAGPLLDGAIGAHLARPLNSLAFLRQLTP; encoded by the coding sequence ATGCATCCCATCCGCTGCGAAGCCGTTGTGCTCGCCACCATGGACTACCGGGAGAGCGACCGGATCGTCACCCTGTTCACGCTCTGCCACGGCAAGGTGCGCGGCCTGGCCCGGGGCGCCCGCAAGAGCATGCGGCGCTTCGGGGGCGCCCTGGAGCCCTTTGCCCGCCTGAGCGTGGAGTTGGTCGTCCGGGAGGGGCTCTCGTCCCTGCGCGGCGTGGACATTGTGACCGTCTATCCCCGCATCCGGCAGGACCTGGCCGCCATCGGCCACGGCGGGTATGCCGTGGAGCTGGTCGACCGCCTCCTGCCCGACGGGGCGTCGGTTCCCCGGCTGTTCCGGCTCCTCGTTTCTTACCTGGAGCACCTGGACCAGGGGGGCGCCTCTCCCTCGGATCGGCGCTTCTTTGAAGCCAATCTGCTGAATATCCTCGGCTACCGCCTTTCCCTCGATGCCTGTGCCGCCTGCGGCGTTGAGTTCCCCGCCGATGCGGCTCGGCGCGCCGGTGCGGCGGGCACGGTGCTCTGCACTGGTTGCGGCCGCTACGGTGCGCCGCTGTCGGCGGAGACCGTCCGTCTCCTGCACCGGTGCCTGGGTACCGGGCGGTTCGGCGCCATTGTCTTCCCCCCCGAGCCCCTCGGGGAAGCGGGGCCACTCCTGGATGGCGCCATCGGGGCCCATCTCGCCCGTCCTCTCAATTCCCTCGCCTTTCTGCGCCAGTTGACCCCGTGA
- a CDS encoding tetratricopeptide repeat protein → MTVTNMTEWFAKGVEALHHDHVYLARACFEQAVTEQRSPLSSSYLALCQAKTRGTFSDAIASAREAVAADPANPALYHNLGCIYLLAGKRTEAIETFRQGLRVGGGEDITSELERLGTRRAPPIKRLPRNHPVNKYLGIVLSRLGLR, encoded by the coding sequence ATGACAGTGACGAATATGACGGAATGGTTTGCCAAGGGAGTCGAAGCCCTCCACCACGACCACGTCTATCTGGCCCGCGCCTGCTTCGAGCAGGCGGTGACAGAGCAGCGGTCACCGCTTTCCTCATCCTACCTGGCCCTTTGCCAGGCCAAGACGCGGGGCACCTTCAGCGACGCCATTGCCAGCGCACGGGAGGCTGTGGCGGCTGATCCCGCAAACCCTGCACTCTACCATAACCTGGGGTGCATCTATCTGCTGGCGGGCAAGCGGACCGAGGCCATCGAAACCTTCCGCCAGGGGCTGCGCGTTGGGGGCGGAGAGGATATTACCAGCGAGCTCGAACGGCTCGGCACCCGCCGTGCTCCCCCCATCAAGCGTCTGCCCCGCAATCACCCCGTCAACAAGTACCTGGGGATCGTCCTCTCCCGCCTGGGCCTGCGGTAG
- a CDS encoding carbon starvation CstA family protein, with protein MLAKGFWLVVSLVAACSLAVVAGVVNPAEKVNALWLVTAAACFYMVAYRFYGAFLAARVLSLDPALRTPARRLADGMDFHPTNRWVLFGHHFAAIAGAGPLIGPMLAAQFGYLPGFLWILIGSVLVGAVHDMVILGASVRRNGRSLAQIAKDEIGPVGGLAASLAILFILIVALAGLGLAVVNSLAKSPWGTFTIFLTIPIALFMGLYLYKIRPGRVGEVSAIGFVLLLAAVFAGHYIPGSPIEPYFNLSKHGLVVAMAAYGFVASILPVWMLLCPRDYLSTYMKIGTVLLLACGVIFMAPTLQMPPVTRFVSGGGPIIPGTLFPFMFITIACGAISGFHSLISSGTTPKMITSEREIPMIGYGAMLAEGFVAVMALVAATILIPGDYFAINTKLSFDAIAALGFPVERVRELSALVGTDVAGRPGGAVSLAVGMASILSSLPGMAGLMPYWYNFALMFEALFILTTVDTGTRVARFLLQELGSRVYAPLGQPRWLPGIIATSLMVVVAWSYLIWSGNVSTIWPMFGVSNQLLAAIALGIGTTVLIKGGKVRYAWTTALPMAFMYVTTFAASWQLTGSFLRKAATAPTAAEALTFRINGGLVAVMAILAVVTLGDMLHKWYGYLTSTRPVVTSEVLEYEEAA; from the coding sequence ATGCTTGCAAAGGGATTCTGGCTGGTTGTCTCGCTGGTTGCCGCCTGTTCACTGGCCGTGGTGGCCGGGGTGGTGAATCCGGCGGAAAAGGTGAACGCCCTCTGGCTGGTGACCGCGGCGGCCTGTTTCTACATGGTCGCCTACCGGTTCTACGGGGCCTTCCTGGCGGCCCGGGTCCTCTCCCTGGATCCGGCGCTCCGCACCCCGGCCCGGCGTCTGGCCGACGGGATGGATTTCCACCCCACCAACCGCTGGGTCCTCTTCGGCCATCATTTCGCGGCCATTGCCGGGGCGGGCCCCCTCATCGGCCCCATGCTGGCGGCCCAGTTCGGCTATCTCCCCGGCTTCCTCTGGATTCTGATCGGCTCGGTGCTGGTGGGGGCCGTGCACGACATGGTCATCCTGGGGGCGTCGGTGCGGCGCAACGGCCGCTCCCTGGCCCAGATCGCCAAGGACGAGATCGGCCCGGTGGGGGGGCTGGCCGCCTCCCTGGCCATTCTCTTCATCCTGATCGTGGCCTTGGCCGGCCTGGGCCTGGCGGTGGTCAACTCCCTGGCCAAGAGCCCCTGGGGGACCTTTACCATCTTTCTCACCATCCCCATCGCCCTCTTTATGGGGCTCTACCTGTACAAGATCCGACCGGGCAGGGTGGGCGAGGTGAGCGCCATCGGCTTCGTACTGCTCTTGGCTGCGGTCTTTGCCGGCCACTACATTCCCGGCTCACCCATCGAACCGTATTTCAACCTCTCCAAGCACGGCCTGGTGGTGGCCATGGCGGCCTACGGCTTTGTGGCCTCCATTCTGCCGGTCTGGATGCTCCTCTGCCCCCGCGACTACCTCTCCACCTATATGAAGATCGGGACGGTGCTGCTGCTGGCCTGCGGGGTCATCTTCATGGCCCCGACCCTCCAGATGCCGCCGGTGACCCGGTTCGTGAGCGGGGGAGGGCCGATCATCCCCGGCACGCTCTTCCCCTTCATGTTCATCACCATCGCCTGCGGGGCCATTTCGGGGTTCCACTCCCTGATCTCCTCGGGCACCACCCCCAAGATGATCACCTCCGAGCGCGAGATCCCGATGATCGGCTATGGCGCCATGCTGGCCGAGGGATTCGTGGCGGTCATGGCGCTGGTGGCGGCCACCATCCTGATCCCCGGCGACTACTTCGCCATCAACACCAAGCTCTCCTTCGACGCCATCGCGGCGCTCGGCTTCCCGGTTGAGCGGGTGCGGGAGCTGTCGGCCTTGGTGGGGACCGATGTGGCCGGTCGTCCCGGCGGAGCGGTTTCCCTGGCCGTGGGGATGGCTTCCATTCTTTCCTCGCTCCCGGGCATGGCGGGGCTCATGCCCTACTGGTACAATTTCGCCCTCATGTTCGAGGCTCTGTTCATCCTCACCACCGTGGACACCGGCACCCGCGTGGCCCGTTTCCTCCTCCAGGAGCTGGGGAGCCGGGTCTACGCTCCCCTGGGGCAACCCCGCTGGCTGCCGGGTATCATCGCCACGAGCCTGATGGTGGTGGTTGCCTGGTCGTACCTGATCTGGTCCGGCAACGTCTCCACCATCTGGCCCATGTTCGGGGTTTCCAACCAGCTGCTGGCGGCGATCGCCCTGGGCATCGGCACCACGGTCCTGATCAAGGGGGGCAAGGTCCGATATGCCTGGACTACGGCTCTGCCCATGGCGTTCATGTATGTCACCACCTTTGCCGCCTCCTGGCAGCTGACCGGCTCATTCCTGCGCAAGGCGGCAACGGCCCCCACCGCGGCCGAGGCTCTCACCTTCAGGATCAACGGCGGGCTGGTGGCGGTCATGGCGATCCTGGCGGTAGTGACCCTGGGCGACATGCTCCACAAGTGGTACGGATACCTCACCTCCACCCGCCCGGTGGTCACGAGCGAGGTCCTGGAGTACGAAGAGGCGGCGTAA
- a CDS encoding DMT family transporter produces MQTASRAHADSRHGLFLILFSAMLWGTVGITTKALYGLADTTPLSIGFFRLALAVPVLVAACRLATGPAMFRVARRDLGTMIVVGAMTALYQVCYFAAIRQIGVAAATLVTLCTAPVIVALLSAILTGERPSGRVLLSLACALAGTALLVGLRPLAGEGGNIPLGIAQALGSAFSYASVTVASRTLAGRYHPLQPVAIGFAAGALFLLPTALADGLVLTYPAAGWVLLLYLGVVPTALAYALFLAGMRTTTATAASICTLLEPLVSTVLAWLIFGERLGPLGAVGAVLLFGAIGLLARPVRRRQSSAA; encoded by the coding sequence ATGCAGACAGCATCGAGAGCCCATGCCGATTCGCGGCACGGGCTTTTTCTCATCCTTTTTTCGGCCATGCTCTGGGGAACCGTGGGCATCACCACCAAGGCCCTCTACGGCCTGGCCGACACAACTCCCCTTTCCATAGGCTTTTTCCGGCTGGCGCTGGCCGTGCCCGTGCTCGTGGCGGCCTGCCGGCTCGCCACCGGTCCGGCCATGTTCCGGGTGGCGCGGCGCGACCTGGGCACCATGATTGTGGTGGGGGCCATGACGGCCCTCTACCAGGTTTGCTATTTCGCGGCCATCCGCCAGATCGGCGTGGCAGCCGCCACGCTCGTCACCCTCTGCACGGCGCCGGTGATCGTGGCGCTTCTTTCCGCCATCCTGACCGGCGAGCGACCCTCGGGCCGGGTGCTCCTCTCCCTGGCCTGCGCCCTGGCCGGCACGGCGCTCCTGGTGGGGCTGCGGCCGCTGGCCGGCGAAGGGGGCAACATCCCCCTGGGGATTGCCCAGGCCCTCGGCTCGGCCTTCAGCTATGCCTCGGTGACCGTGGCCAGCCGTACCCTGGCGGGCCGCTACCACCCGCTCCAGCCGGTGGCCATCGGTTTTGCCGCGGGCGCCCTGTTCCTGCTTCCCACGGCCCTGGCCGACGGCCTGGTGCTGACCTATCCGGCCGCGGGCTGGGTGCTGCTCCTCTACCTGGGGGTGGTACCCACGGCCCTGGCCTATGCCCTTTTTCTGGCGGGCATGCGGACCACCACGGCCACGGCCGCGAGTATCTGCACCCTTCTGGAGCCGCTGGTGTCGACGGTCCTGGCCTGGCTCATCTTCGGCGAACGGCTGGGTCCGCTCGGCGCCGTCGGCGCGGTCCTCTTGTTCGGGGCCATCGGCCTCCTGGCCCGGCCGGTCCGCCGCCGTCAGTCTTCAGCTGCCTGA
- a CDS encoding zinc-dependent alcohol dehydrogenase family protein codes for MRAMLFEEVGKPLRPVRVPVPEPGPGEVLLKVHACGICRTDVHIVDGELTEPALPLIPGHQIVGSVAKLGEGVERFREGTRVGVPWLGATCGACRYCRSGRENLCDHARFTGYQRDGGFAEFTVADARFCFPIPGGYPDLQAAPLLCAGLIGYRSLVMAGEGERLGIYGFGAAAHIVTQVARFRGWRVYAFTRPDDRAGQAFAREMGAVWAGASHERPPEELDAAIIFAPAGELVPAALRAVGKGGVVVCGGIHMSDIPPIPYDILWGERSIRSVANLTRRDGEEFLALAPKVPVRTEVTAYPLSAANEALDDLRRGRLRGAGVLVIDEG; via the coding sequence ATGCGCGCCATGCTGTTCGAGGAGGTGGGAAAACCGCTGCGGCCGGTCCGGGTGCCGGTCCCCGAACCGGGGCCGGGCGAGGTGCTGCTCAAGGTTCACGCCTGCGGTATCTGCCGGACGGATGTTCACATCGTGGACGGCGAGCTGACGGAGCCCGCCCTGCCGCTCATCCCCGGCCACCAGATCGTGGGGAGCGTGGCAAAGCTGGGGGAGGGGGTCGAGCGTTTCCGGGAGGGGACGCGGGTGGGGGTCCCCTGGCTCGGCGCCACCTGCGGCGCCTGCCGCTACTGCCGGTCGGGACGGGAAAACCTGTGCGACCACGCCCGGTTCACCGGGTATCAGCGCGACGGCGGCTTTGCCGAGTTCACCGTTGCCGATGCCCGCTTCTGCTTTCCGATCCCCGGGGGATACCCGGACCTCCAGGCGGCGCCGCTGCTCTGCGCCGGGCTCATCGGCTACCGCTCCCTGGTCATGGCCGGTGAGGGGGAACGGCTGGGCATTTATGGCTTCGGCGCCGCGGCCCACATCGTGACCCAGGTGGCCCGCTTCCGGGGATGGCGGGTCTACGCCTTCACCCGTCCCGACGACCGTGCCGGCCAGGCCTTTGCCCGGGAGATGGGAGCGGTCTGGGCCGGGGCCTCCCACGAGCGGCCGCCCGAGGAGCTTGACGCCGCCATCATCTTCGCGCCCGCCGGAGAGCTGGTGCCGGCGGCGCTGCGGGCGGTGGGCAAGGGGGGCGTCGTGGTCTGCGGCGGCATCCACATGAGCGACATCCCGCCGATCCCCTACGATATCCTCTGGGGGGAGCGGAGCATCCGCTCCGTGGCCAACCTGACCCGGCGCGACGGGGAGGAATTCCTCGCCCTGGCGCCGAAGGTGCCCGTCAGGACCGAGGTGACTGCCTATCCCCTCAGCGCGGCCAACGAAGCCCTCGACGACCTGCGGCGCGGGCGCCTGCGGGGCGCCGGCGTCCTGGTGATCGACGAGGGATAA